CTCCCTGTTCCAGTCTGACACACTGTTACACATGAGGCCTCGGTTTAGGTGGTGCACGGCTCTTTGTGAGGACAGGATGCGCTGGTGGTAAGCGAGCCTGTCAATAGTGATGACTGCCCGCAGTGCTCAAGGATGAGTCGAAGAAGGCACACTATCGGGAGAAGATCAAGGGCTACATGGAGCGCGCAGAACAGATTAAATCGCACCTGGTCCGAGAGAAAGGAGGTAATCGCGTCATATATGCAAACGTTCAAAATTGCTTATAGAATGCTTTCCATAACGTATATGTTATtgtcaatgtaaaaatgtttctaaatggagattctttgtttttcttttttttccttgcacaaGAGGGAAAATATCACGAACAGATTAAAATTGCAGAGAATGCTACAGGATTCAGCTATGAAACACTTTTCAAGCCTTACATCAGTGAAGTGCTGACAGAAGTGTGGGTGGAGGACCCCTACATCAGGCACACCCATCAGGTAACAGCCCTTCTGGCAGGAAGATATGTTTAAGAAATGATTGTTGTGTAGACTTGTATTATATACTACATGACATCATTACATCAGTGACATGTAAAGTACTATGACTATAGGACCATTTTATGCAGTATTACATGTCATTTCGGTATGTGCCTGTCTTtcattcccagctgtataatttccTACGCTTTTGTGAAATGCTTCTCAAGGCTCCCTGTAAAGTAAAGACTATCCATCTGCTGACCTCTTCAGATGATGTAAGTGTTCTTTAACCTATACTACTGTATCCACAATGATATAGTATATAGGAGGAATCCTGCTCTTTCACAGCTCCTCGTAACTGTATTCCCATATCTTCCTGCCATTATTCTATTTTGAGCAATTATTCTTTCAAAGTGTACTGTTATTTGACAGTgagttatttttccagttttcaaatAATTTGTACAAGTCATATCTTCCTTATGTCCTCATGTTTCACCAATTGTTTGTAGGAAGGGAACTTGTCTCAGCAGACCAGTGCACTAACTGAAATAAAGCAGTCCCTGCAGACCCATGGGGTGACATTAGACATTCAGTTCTCCTCCACCATTCATGACAGAGAAATCAGGTTTGTACCTAGATTTCT
This genomic window from Scleropages formosus chromosome 1, fSclFor1.1, whole genome shotgun sequence contains:
- the mitd1 gene encoding MIT domain-containing protein 1 isoform X2, which encodes MSHNNVPGMEASAVSVLKRAVELDNSSRFQEAIVCYQEGIQLLLDVMKVLKDESKKAHYREKIKGYMERAEQIKSHLVREKGEGKYHEQIKIAENATGFSYETLFKPYISEVLTEVWVEDPYIRHTHQEGNLSQQTSALTEIKQSLQTHGVTLDIQFSSTIHDREIRFDNGWIVKIGRGLDYYKKPKSRFAVGYCDYDLRQCQETTVDVFHTKHTKTS
- the mitd1 gene encoding MIT domain-containing protein 1 isoform X1; the encoded protein is MSHNNVPGMEASAVSVLKRAVELDNSSRFQEAIVCYQEGIQLLLDVMKVLKDESKKAHYREKIKGYMERAEQIKSHLVREKGEGKYHEQIKIAENATGFSYETLFKPYISEVLTEVWVEDPYIRHTHQLYNFLRFCEMLLKAPCKVKTIHLLTSSDDEGNLSQQTSALTEIKQSLQTHGVTLDIQFSSTIHDREIRFDNGWIVKIGRGLDYYKKPKSRFAVGYCDYDLRQCQETTVDVFHTKHTKTS